Part of the Lichenicola cladoniae genome is shown below.
CCCGATCAGCGCCAGCACCGCCGCGCGCACGCGGTCGACCAGGCCGATCGCCGCACGCCCGGCCTGCAGCACGCTTTGCGCATGCGCCGTCATGTCGGCCGCCTGCTGGCGCGCCGCCCCGATCATCGCCGCCATATGGTCGGCGAGGATCTCGCCATGCACCCGGCGTGGCGGCGACATCAGGCTGTAGATGTCCATCCGGGTTGCCAGCCAATCCGGGTTGTCGGTCAGGAACCGGGCGACCCGGGCTTCCTCGTCCAGCCGGTCGGAGGCCGCGCGGTCATTGTCCATTAGGGTGATCGCTCCCACACTGAGGATGACCACGAGCAGGACAGCTGCCCGAGCTGGCCGATCCGCCCGAAATCGATGGAACCCTGTCCCTGAAGCGTGTCACGCAGCCGAGCTTAGCCGTCCCCGACGCACCGACAAAGGGCCGGCTGGAAAGCGAACCGGCGGGCGAGGCTGGTGTCGCGCGGGTCTCGGTGCTGCTGCCTTATCCGCTCCTCGGCGCGTTCGACTACGCACGTCCGGAAACGCTGGCCCTGGAACCCGGCGACATCGTGCTCGTGCCGCTGAACCGTCGTGCCGAGGTCGGCGTGGTCTGGGATGCGCCGGTCGGGCTGCCGCCCGATCTCGCGGCACCACCCTCCCGGCCGGTGGCGGACGCCAAGCTGAAGCCGGTCGCGGCGCTGCTGGACATCCCGCGCATGCCCGAGAGCCTGCGCCGCTTCGTGGACTGGGTGGCGGGTTACACGCTGAGCCCGCCTGGCCTTGTGCTGGCGATGGCGCTCCGCACCAATGCGTCCGCGCCTATCCCTCCCACCACCGGGTGGGTGCGGTCCGGCAGCAACTCCACCACCGCGCGCCTCACCCCGGCCCGGCAGCGCGTGCAGCAGGCGCTGGTGGACGGCCTCCCGCGCAACACCGCCGAGCTTGCCCGCATGGCCGCGGTCGGGACCGGCGTGGTGCGATCGATGGCGGAGGCCGGCCTGCTGATGGAGGTGGTGATCGAGACCCCGTCCGCGTTCCGCCGGCCCGATCCGGACCATCAGGACCCGGTGCTGTCGCCGGACCAGGAACGCACCGCGGAAAAGCTCAGGAACCTGGTGCATGCCCGCCGTTTCCAGGCGGCGCTGCTGGACGGCGTGACCGGTTCCGGCAAGACCGAGACTTATCTGGAAGCGGTCGCGGCCTGCCTTGCCGAAGGCCGGCAGGCGCTGGTGCTGCTGCCCGAAATCGCGCTGTCGGCGCAGTGGCTGCAGCGTTTCGTGCGCCGGTTCGGCGTCGAGCCGGCGGTCTGGCACTCCGATCTCGGCTCCAAGCGCCGTCGCATCACCTGGCGCGCGGTCGCCGGCGGCGAGGCGCAGGTGGTGGTCGGCGCACGGTCGGCACTGTTCCTGCCGTTCCCGGATCTGGGTTTGGTGATCGTCGACGAGGAGCACGAGACCGCCTTCAAGCAGGAAGACGGCGTCACCTACCATGCGCGCGACATGGCGGTGGTGCGGGCGCGCCTGTCCGCCGCACCGGTGGTGCTGGTGTCGGCGACGCCCAGCCTGGAAACGCTGGCCAACGTCGAGAGCGGCCGCTACGAGCATCTGTCGCTCGCCGTGCGCCACGGCGGCGCCAGCCTGCCGACCGTCGAGACGATCGACCTGCGCGACCATCCGCCTGAGCGTGGCCGGTTCCTGAGCCCGGCGATGATCGAGGCGGCGCTGGACGCGATGCGTCGCGGCGAGCAGGCGATGCTGTTCCTGAACCGGCGTGGCTATGCCCCGCTCACCCTCTGCCGCACCTGCGGGCACCGCATCCAGTGCCCGAACTGCACGGCCTGGCTGGTCGAGCATCGCGCCCGCCGGCAGCTCGCCTGCCATCATTGCGGCCATACCGAAGCGGTGCCGACCCATTGCCCGTCCTGCAACGCCGAGAACAGCCTGACCCCGATCGGGCCCGGCGTGGAGCGCATCACCGAGGAGGCGCGCGAGACTTTTCCAGATGCCCGCATCCTGGTGATGGCCAGCGATACGCTGCCCGGGCCGAATGCCGCCACCGAGGCGGTCCGCAAGATCGCCGACCGGGAGGTGGACCTGATCATCGGCACCCAGATCGTCGCCAAGGGCTGGCATTTCCCGGGGCTGACGCTGGTGGGCGTGGTCGATGCCGATCTCGGCCTGGCCGGCGGCGACCTGCGCGCCGCCGAGCGCACGGTGCAGCTGCTGCACCAGGTGGCCGGGCGGGCGGGTCGTGCCGAAGCGCCGGGCCGGGTGTTGCTGCAGACCTACAACCCGACCCATCCGGTGATGCAGGCGTTGATCGCCAACGATTTCGCCACCTTCATGCAGAAGGAAGCGGCGCAGCGCCGGCCCGGCAACTGGCCGCCCTATGGCCGTCTCGCCGCCCTGATCGTCAGTGCCGACACCGCGGAAGCGGCCGATGCAGCCGCGCAGGCGCTGGGCCGAACCGCGCCGAGGGGGGAGGGGCTGCAGGTGCTGGGTCCGGCCCCGGCACCGCTCGCGATCCTGCGCGGCCGTCATCGCCGGCGCCTGCTGTTGCGTACCCGCCGGGAAATCGCGGTGCAGCCGATCCTGCGCAGCTGGCTGCACGGATTGCAGCTGGCGCGTTCGGTGCAGGTCGACGTGGATATCGATCCGGTCTCGTTTCTATAAGTGCGGGCGGTTTTATCGAGGCTGCTCATGCAGGCGTGCAGAACAACATGGTTCTGAAGCGTACGGGTTCGGAAGTTCCTGTACTATGTATGGTCCCGACGCCTGCAACGGTTCCAGGCAGGATCGGCCGGGCCTGTGCGGTCGTCGTTTGTGACTTCCCATGGTTCCAGCTATTGCTGATGAACACTCGGAGGTGCGAGCGATGTGCGCCAATCGTTCGGCCTGGCGCGACAGGACGGCAGAACCGGACGACGCGCCATGCTGTCAAAAGCCTCTGCAGGAGGTCGGAGTGCGCCTGCTTCGAGCCGATAAAAGCAGGTCTCGAGGTTTTTCAGTAACAATGAATTTCAGGAGGTAATCATGGACTTTAACGGACCGAGCAGCACGATCTCGCTTGCGCGACACCAGGACACGTTCCTGACCCTCAAGGAAACCAGCGTCGAGAGGCGGTTCGATATGCCGTTCCGACCCACCTACCCCTATGAGGGCTCCTATCTCAGCCATGCCCACGGCGCCCTGATCGCAAGGCTGCATGAAACGGGCATGATCGATGTCGGCATCGATGGCTGGCTTCTTCCCGCAGATGCATTGAAGCTTTACGAGCATGCCTTCTGCTGCGGCGGCGATATACTGGAGCTTGGCGCCTATCGCGGGCTGTCCGCATCGATCATGAGCAGTGCCATCGTCGATAGCGGGCGACGCAGCACCATTGTCAGCATCGACCTGGACGAAGACGCGATTGAGTTATCGACCCGCCAGTTGAAGGGAATGCCCGGCGGCGACGACGTTTATTTCTTCCGCGACGATGCCGCTTCGGCTGTCCGCAACCTGGCCGGAATCAAGCGCCAGTTCGCATTCGCGTTCGTCGACCATTCGCACGCCTACGACCACGTTCTTCCCGCGTGCCAGATCCTGCACCGGGTTGTCGAACTCGGGGGCTTCGCCCTGTTCCACGATTTCAACGATCCGCGCAACAGCAACGAAGCAACGCTCGACTACGGCGTCTATCAGGGCGTGCTGGATGGGCTGCGCGTGGATCGCTGGGAGTTCTGGGGCATCTATGGGTGCAGCGGCCTGTTCCGCCGTATCGGTCCCTGTTGAACGATCGATCGTGTTGATCTCCGGCACGTAGGACGACCCGCGCATGAGCGTTCTCTGGTGCCAGGGCATGTTCGCCAGTGGCTCGACCTGGCTCTACAACGTGGTGCTGGCGGTGGCGCATGCGGTCGATCCGGAACGCCCGGTCGACGGACGGTTCGTGTTCAACCTGGCGGATGCAGCCGGTCTCGACGCGCCGGAAATGCTGCACGTGGTGAAGGCGCATCAGGCCAGGGACGGCGTCGAAATCATCGCGGCGAAGGCCGAAGCAATCCTGGTGACGCTGCGCGATCCGCGCGACGCGGTGGTGTCGCTGATGCAGTATCAGAAGTTCTCGTTCAATCGCGCCCTGCTGAACGTGTGCAACGCCGCCGAGGCGTGCGTGCTGCTCGGGCGTCTGCCGCAAGCCGTCACGCTGCATTACGAACTCGGCTTCGTCGACGATCCGCGCACGATCGACGGTATTGCGGGGCATATGGGCGGGAGCCTGCTGCCCCGGCAGCGGGACGCGATCTTCCAGGCAACCCGCCGGCCCGCGGTCGAAGCCTTCATCGCCGGGCTGGAAGCGGAGCCCACCACCATCATCGATCGTGACGGCGATACCTACGATCTGCGCTCGCACTGGCATCTGCATCATGCAGGCCGCACCGGCGAGAGTGGGCGATGGCGGCGCCTGCTTTACCCGGCGCAGATCCAGGGCATAGAAACGTCCCTGGGTGACTGGATGAGGCTGTTCGGATATCAGCCGAACGAGAGCAGCCTCGACATGAACACGGCATAGGGGATATCGGGTCGATGAAGCGTATCGCGTTGTTTTCGTCCGGCGCCGTTCTGGCCGCCGGAACGGCTCTTGCTGCGCCGGCTCCCGGCCATCCCCTGCATGACTTCGCCCAGGTCGTGGTCTCGCACGATGGCAAGCGGGTCGCGACGCTCGAAGCGGACGTGCCCGCGGACGAGAACGCCGAACCCGCCTATGGGATCGTGATCCGCAAGATCGACGGCAGCGGCTCGCCGATCACGGTCGGCCTGCCGTGCAAGGGCGCCGATTGCGTCCCGTCGTCGCTCACCTGGTCGCCGGACGGCCAGCACTTGGCGTTCGTGCTGAAGCAGCCCACCGCCGGCAAGACCGGCAAGCCACAGCGCTTCGTCTATGCGGTCGATGCGGACGGGACGAAGCCCACCCGGCTGCTGGCCTTCGACGGCACGCTGGACCGCCTGAGCTATGGCCCGGATGGAACGCTCGCGGTGCTGGCGACCGCCGGCGCCCACAAGGAACCGGGCGCTACCCAGGCGGCCGCGAAGCTGACCGGCGAGATCGGCGAGAACGAGGACGAGCAGCGGATCGCCACGATCGCCGCCGGCGCGCTGCGGTTCCAGTCGCCCTCCGACCTGTATGTCTATGAATATGCCTGGCAGCCCGACCCGGCCCGGATCGATCATGCCCGTTTCGTCGGCACCGCGGCACACGGCAATGGCGACAATAACTGGTGGGTCGCGCGGCTCTACGCCTTCGACGGCCCGGCCGCGCGCCTGCTCTACACGCCGCCGCAGCGCCAGCAGCTGGCCGATCCGGTGGTCTCGCCGGACGGGCGCTCGCTCGCCTTCATCGGCGGCATCATGAGCGATTTCGGCTCGACCGGTGGCGACGCCTTCAGGCTGGCACTCGATACTCCGGAAGCCTCGCCGGCGGTGCTGCAGAACCTCACGCCGAACCTGAACGCCAGCGTGACGTCGCTGTCATGGTCGTGCGGCGGCGACGGCCTGACCGCGACCGCACTGGCCGGCTCGAAGACCGAGCTGTTCGGGTTGGGCGGTGCCAATTCGGGGCGCCCCTCCTGGACCGGCGAGGAGACGCTGACCGCAGCCGGACGCTCCCTGGGGATTGCCTGCGGTGGCGGAGTCAGCGCGGCTGTCCACCAGACCTTCACCGCGGCGCCCGAGCTCGAGGCCGGCCCGATCGGCCAGTGGCATGCGCTCACCCATGCCAATGCCGGCCAGACGGTGCCGGCGACCGCGACCAGCGTGACCTGGCGCAATGACGGGTTCGACGTGCAAGGCTGGCTGCTGTCGCCCAAGGGTGCGCCGACCGACATGGGTGCCGCGAAAGGGCCGATGATCGTGTCGATCCATGGCGGTCCGTCGGCCGCGAACATGCCGGGCTACCTCACGCCCCGCGGATCGTCGTTGTTCCTGTTGCAGGCAGGCTAC
Proteins encoded:
- a CDS encoding class I SAM-dependent methyltransferase, producing the protein MDFNGPSSTISLARHQDTFLTLKETSVERRFDMPFRPTYPYEGSYLSHAHGALIARLHETGMIDVGIDGWLLPADALKLYEHAFCCGGDILELGAYRGLSASIMSSAIVDSGRRSTIVSIDLDEDAIELSTRQLKGMPGGDDVYFFRDDAASAVRNLAGIKRQFAFAFVDHSHAYDHVLPACQILHRVVELGGFALFHDFNDPRNSNEATLDYGVYQGVLDGLRVDRWEFWGIYGCSGLFRRIGPC
- a CDS encoding primosomal protein N', producing the protein MESEPAGEAGVARVSVLLPYPLLGAFDYARPETLALEPGDIVLVPLNRRAEVGVVWDAPVGLPPDLAAPPSRPVADAKLKPVAALLDIPRMPESLRRFVDWVAGYTLSPPGLVLAMALRTNASAPIPPTTGWVRSGSNSTTARLTPARQRVQQALVDGLPRNTAELARMAAVGTGVVRSMAEAGLLMEVVIETPSAFRRPDPDHQDPVLSPDQERTAEKLRNLVHARRFQAALLDGVTGSGKTETYLEAVAACLAEGRQALVLLPEIALSAQWLQRFVRRFGVEPAVWHSDLGSKRRRITWRAVAGGEAQVVVGARSALFLPFPDLGLVIVDEEHETAFKQEDGVTYHARDMAVVRARLSAAPVVLVSATPSLETLANVESGRYEHLSLAVRHGGASLPTVETIDLRDHPPERGRFLSPAMIEAALDAMRRGEQAMLFLNRRGYAPLTLCRTCGHRIQCPNCTAWLVEHRARRQLACHHCGHTEAVPTHCPSCNAENSLTPIGPGVERITEEARETFPDARILVMASDTLPGPNAATEAVRKIADREVDLIIGTQIVAKGWHFPGLTLVGVVDADLGLAGGDLRAAERTVQLLHQVAGRAGRAEAPGRVLLQTYNPTHPVMQALIANDFATFMQKEAAQRRPGNWPPYGRLAALIVSADTAEAADAAAQALGRTAPRGEGLQVLGPAPAPLAILRGRHRRRLLLRTRREIAVQPILRSWLHGLQLARSVQVDVDIDPVSFL
- a CDS encoding S9 family peptidase encodes the protein MKRIALFSSGAVLAAGTALAAPAPGHPLHDFAQVVVSHDGKRVATLEADVPADENAEPAYGIVIRKIDGSGSPITVGLPCKGADCVPSSLTWSPDGQHLAFVLKQPTAGKTGKPQRFVYAVDADGTKPTRLLAFDGTLDRLSYGPDGTLAVLATAGAHKEPGATQAAAKLTGEIGENEDEQRIATIAAGALRFQSPSDLYVYEYAWQPDPARIDHARFVGTAAHGNGDNNWWVARLYAFDGPAARLLYTPPQRQQLADPVVSPDGRSLAFIGGIMSDFGSTGGDAFRLALDTPEASPAVLQNLTPNLNASVTSLSWSCGGDGLTATALAGSKTELFGLGGANSGRPSWTGEETLTAAGRSLGIACGGGVSAAVHQTFTAAPELEAGPIGQWHALTHANAGQTVPATATSVTWRNDGFDVQGWLLSPKGAPTDMGAAKGPMIVSIHGGPSAANMPGYLTPRGSSLFLLQAGYRVFLPNPRGSFGQGEKFTQANVRDFGYGDLRDVLTGIDAVERTVPVDDHRLGVTGYSYGGYMTMWTVTQTNRFKAAVAGAGVSNWQSYYGENGIDEWMLPFFGASVYDDPAIYAKSSPMSFIKQVRTPTFEYVGDADVECPMPQTQEFYHALHTLGVPTQFVVYAGQGHGMKDAGDRADARRRTLAWFGRYLGHGSTGG